A single region of the Streptomyces vilmorinianum genome encodes:
- a CDS encoding acyl-CoA synthetase has translation MRNEGIGAWPARRARKTPHRTALIHEDTSLTYAELHDRVRRLAHALRERGVRRGDRIAYLGPNHPSFLETLFAAGLLGAVFVPLNTRLAPPEIDHQLTDSGAHTLVHAPGYADRTTLRLAHHIQVGTAYEELISSADIATVTPPEEPVSGDDVCIIMYTSGTTGRAKGAVLTHANLTWNAVNVLVDTDLRADERALVTAPLFHTAGLNMLTLPVLLKGGTCVLVESFDADATLALVERHRITAMFGVPTMYDLMARSPRWTDADLSSLRTLNCGGSPVPGRLISAYQRRGLNFQQGYGLTEASPGVLFLDAEHVVSKAGSAGVPHFFTDVRVVRPDLSEAPPGETGEVLVRGPHVMPGYWGLPEASAAALTDGWLRTGDAATVDADGYVTITDRIKDMIISGGENVYPAEVEDALLAHPDVAECAVIGVPHEKWGEVPHAVLVPRPGAALDADAVLASLAGRLAAYKIPKSAVVTDALPRTASGKLRKPELRRRHGVENPSLPEENLT, from the coding sequence ATGCGCAACGAGGGAATCGGGGCCTGGCCCGCACGCCGGGCGCGCAAGACCCCGCACCGCACCGCCCTGATCCACGAAGACACGTCCCTGACCTACGCCGAGCTCCACGACCGCGTCCGCCGGCTCGCACACGCACTGCGCGAGCGAGGCGTGCGCCGCGGCGACCGCATCGCCTATCTCGGCCCGAACCATCCGTCGTTCCTGGAGACGCTGTTCGCGGCCGGACTGCTCGGCGCCGTCTTCGTCCCGCTCAACACACGGCTCGCGCCGCCCGAGATCGACCACCAGCTCACCGACTCGGGAGCCCACACCCTGGTGCACGCGCCCGGATACGCGGACCGCACCACACTGCGGCTCGCCCACCACATCCAAGTCGGCACCGCGTACGAGGAGTTGATCTCCTCAGCGGACATCGCCACCGTCACCCCGCCCGAGGAGCCGGTCTCCGGGGACGACGTCTGCATCATCATGTACACCTCGGGCACCACGGGCCGCGCCAAGGGCGCCGTGCTCACCCACGCCAACCTGACGTGGAACGCGGTCAACGTCCTCGTCGACACCGACCTGCGCGCCGACGAACGCGCCCTGGTCACCGCCCCGTTGTTCCACACGGCCGGCCTGAACATGCTCACCCTGCCCGTGCTGCTCAAGGGCGGCACCTGCGTCCTGGTCGAGTCCTTCGACGCGGACGCCACCCTCGCCCTCGTCGAACGGCACCGCATCACCGCCATGTTCGGCGTGCCCACCATGTACGACCTGATGGCCCGCTCGCCCCGCTGGACGGACGCCGACCTGTCCTCGCTGCGCACGCTCAACTGCGGCGGTTCCCCCGTCCCCGGCCGGCTGATCTCCGCGTACCAGCGGCGCGGCCTGAACTTCCAGCAGGGGTACGGGCTGACGGAGGCCTCGCCCGGGGTGCTGTTCCTCGACGCGGAGCACGTCGTCAGCAAGGCAGGATCCGCGGGCGTCCCGCACTTCTTCACCGATGTGCGCGTCGTACGGCCCGACCTGAGCGAGGCCCCGCCCGGCGAGACCGGCGAGGTGCTCGTCCGCGGCCCGCACGTGATGCCCGGCTACTGGGGGCTGCCCGAGGCGAGCGCCGCCGCGCTCACCGACGGCTGGCTGCGCACCGGGGACGCCGCGACCGTCGACGCCGACGGCTACGTCACCATCACCGACCGCATCAAGGACATGATCATCTCCGGTGGCGAGAACGTCTACCCGGCCGAGGTCGAGGACGCGCTGCTCGCCCACCCCGATGTCGCGGAGTGCGCCGTCATCGGCGTACCGCACGAGAAATGGGGCGAGGTGCCGCACGCGGTGCTCGTGCCCCGCCCCGGCGCCGCGCTCGACGCGGACGCCGTCCTCGCCTCGCTCGCCGGGCGCCTGGCGGCGTACAAGATCCCCAAATCGGCCGTGGTGACGGACGCGCTGCCCCGTACCGCCTCCGGAAAGCTCCGCAAGCCCGAACTCCGCCGCCGCCACGGCGTCGAGAACCCTTCACTCCCCGAGGAGAACCTCACATGA
- a CDS encoding MaoC family dehydratase, translated as MTITVHGIDALKKLALENDGDLGTSDWLEITQQRIDTFADATDDHQWIHTDPERAAAGPFGAPIAHGYLTLSLFIPLFTGLLDVQGVTTKVNYGLDKVRFPAPVPVGSRIRLAARLASVDDVPGGVQIAVDGTVEIEGGAKPAAVLRSLSRFYV; from the coding sequence ATGACCATCACCGTCCACGGCATCGACGCACTGAAGAAGCTCGCCCTGGAGAACGACGGCGACCTCGGCACGAGCGACTGGCTCGAGATCACGCAGCAGCGCATCGACACCTTCGCCGACGCCACCGACGACCACCAGTGGATCCACACCGACCCCGAGCGCGCCGCCGCCGGCCCGTTCGGCGCCCCGATCGCGCACGGCTATCTCACGCTCTCCCTGTTCATCCCCCTGTTCACCGGACTCCTCGACGTCCAGGGCGTCACCACCAAGGTCAACTACGGCCTGGACAAGGTCCGTTTCCCCGCCCCGGTGCCCGTCGGCTCCCGCATCCGGCTCGCCGCCCGCCTCGCCTCCGTGGACGACGTCCCCGGAGGCGTGCAGATCGCCGTCGACGGCACCGTCGAGATCGAGGGCGGCGCCAAGCCCGCCGCCGTCCTGCGCTCGCTGTCCCGCTTCTACGTCTGA
- a CDS encoding MFS transporter, whose amino-acid sequence MSAPPQHAGDIRQLRRVALSGLLGSAVEFYDFLVYGSVAALVFGDLFFPEADPAVSTIAALGTFAAGYVARPLGGIVFGHFGDRLGRKASMLWTMTLMGTGSLLIGLLPTYDVIGVWAPVLLVLLRVVQGIAIGGEWGGATLMAAEHAGDRPRGRWTAFTQLGAPAGTLASTAVVTVVATLPDEDFLSWGWRVPFLLSVVLLAIGLYVRVSVTESPLFRAEQPRGAARRRRPPVLDVLRRPRAVLLGAGVGIAPFAAQSVMTTFLIAYATGHGYSRQQVLTGVTCAAAVALVVLPLAAAASDRWGRRPVVALGALLSAATAFPVFALVGSGRPGLLILACVIGHGIAQSIMYGPLAALLTELFGTRTRYTGASLGYQTATLIGGGLSPLLAQSLAATYGGTTPVALLLLVAAALTVLAVWRLGETNRTSLSARTAVSPAEQGVAP is encoded by the coding sequence ATGTCCGCCCCTCCCCAACACGCCGGTGACATCCGACAGTTGCGGCGCGTCGCACTGTCCGGACTGCTCGGCTCGGCAGTGGAGTTCTACGACTTCCTGGTCTACGGATCGGTCGCCGCCCTCGTCTTCGGCGACCTGTTCTTCCCCGAGGCCGATCCGGCGGTCTCCACCATCGCGGCCCTCGGCACGTTCGCCGCGGGCTACGTCGCCCGGCCGCTGGGCGGCATCGTCTTCGGCCACTTCGGCGACCGGCTCGGCCGCAAGGCGAGCATGCTGTGGACGATGACGCTCATGGGCACCGGCAGCCTGCTCATCGGCCTGCTGCCCACGTACGACGTCATCGGGGTGTGGGCCCCCGTCCTGCTCGTCCTGCTGCGCGTCGTGCAGGGCATCGCGATCGGCGGCGAGTGGGGCGGCGCGACCCTGATGGCCGCCGAACACGCCGGCGACCGTCCGCGCGGCCGGTGGACCGCCTTCACCCAGCTCGGCGCCCCGGCGGGCACGCTCGCCTCGACGGCCGTCGTCACCGTCGTGGCCACCCTTCCGGACGAGGACTTCCTCAGCTGGGGATGGCGGGTGCCGTTCCTGCTGAGCGTGGTGCTCCTCGCGATCGGCCTGTACGTACGGGTCTCGGTCACCGAGAGCCCGCTGTTCCGCGCCGAGCAGCCACGGGGGGCCGCTCGGCGCCGGCGGCCGCCCGTGCTCGACGTGCTCCGCCGGCCCCGGGCGGTGCTTCTCGGGGCCGGCGTGGGCATCGCCCCCTTCGCCGCCCAGTCGGTCATGACCACGTTCCTCATCGCGTACGCCACCGGCCACGGCTACAGCCGCCAACAGGTCCTGACCGGTGTCACCTGCGCCGCCGCCGTCGCGCTCGTGGTCCTGCCGCTGGCCGCCGCCGCGTCCGACCGCTGGGGGCGACGGCCGGTCGTCGCCCTCGGCGCGCTCCTCTCGGCGGCCACCGCGTTCCCGGTGTTCGCGCTCGTCGGCTCGGGCCGTCCCGGGCTGCTGATCCTCGCCTGCGTCATCGGCCACGGCATCGCCCAGTCGATCATGTACGGACCGCTGGCCGCGCTCCTCACCGAGCTGTTCGGCACCCGGACGCGGTACACGGGCGCCTCGCTCGGCTACCAGACGGCCACGCTCATCGGCGGCGGTCTCTCCCCGCTCCTCGCTCAGTCCCTCGCCGCCACGTACGGGGGCACCACGCCGGTGGCGCTGCTCCTGCTCGTCGCCGCCGCGCTCACCGTGCTCGCCGTGTGGCGCCTCGGCGAGACGAACCGCACCTCCCTGTCCGCCCGGACCGCCGTCTCCCCGGCCGAGCAAGGAGTCGCCCCATGA
- a CDS encoding ABC transporter ATP-binding protein, with translation MTSTATAIDTGTSEELVVEGLYKRYGDHTAVDDVSLTLAPGASLGIVGESGSGKTTTVRMLVGLERPDGGSVRIGGRDRSAPARGRAERLARAREIQMVFQDPYLSLDPRVTVGRCVEEVLRLHFAMDATARQARVAELLDQVGLGEREAAALPGRLSGGQRQRVAIARALAAEPRVLVLDEAVAALDVSIQAQVLELLGTIRREVGIGFLFVTHDLAVVRHITDEVMVLRAGRVVEKGPTAELLDAPAHPYTRLLLDSVPRRGWDPTLAAAGRRSLD, from the coding sequence GTGACCTCAACCGCAACCGCAATCGACACCGGGACGTCGGAAGAGCTCGTCGTCGAGGGACTGTACAAGCGCTACGGGGACCACACCGCCGTGGACGACGTGTCGCTCACGCTCGCGCCGGGCGCCTCCCTCGGCATCGTCGGCGAGTCCGGCAGCGGCAAGACCACGACGGTCCGGATGCTCGTCGGCCTGGAGCGCCCCGACGGCGGCTCCGTCCGCATCGGCGGACGCGACCGCTCGGCTCCCGCCCGGGGCCGGGCCGAGCGGCTGGCGCGCGCCCGGGAGATCCAGATGGTCTTCCAGGACCCGTACCTCTCCCTCGATCCCCGGGTGACCGTGGGCCGTTGCGTCGAGGAGGTGCTCCGGCTCCACTTCGCGATGGACGCGACGGCCCGGCAGGCCCGCGTCGCCGAACTCCTCGACCAGGTCGGGCTCGGCGAGCGGGAGGCGGCAGCCCTTCCGGGCAGGCTGTCGGGCGGTCAGCGCCAGCGCGTGGCGATCGCCCGCGCGCTGGCCGCCGAACCGCGGGTCCTGGTCCTCGACGAGGCCGTGGCAGCCCTGGACGTGTCCATCCAGGCCCAGGTGCTGGAACTCCTCGGCACCATCCGGCGCGAGGTCGGCATCGGCTTCCTCTTCGTCACCCACGACCTGGCCGTCGTCCGGCACATCACCGACGAGGTGATGGTCCTCAGGGCGGGCCGCGTGGTGGAGAAGGGCCCCACCGCCGAACTCCTGGACGCGCCGGCCCATCCCTACACCCGTCTGCTGCTCGACTCCGTCCCCCGCCGCGGCTGGGACCCCACCCTCGCCGCGGCCGGCCGCCGGTCCCTGGACTGA
- a CDS encoding ABC transporter ATP-binding protein, with amino-acid sequence MTEQHTPVLKIDGLGVRLPGAQAARPILDGVTLRVGAGETVGLVGESGSGKSVACRSVLGLLPARARTAGEVRVAGRDVLTMDRAALTRLRARQVAMVYQDPRASMNPLRRVGDFLTEGLRGAGTPAATAAARAEELLDAVGIRDPRGALRRYPHQFSGGMLQRVVIAAALAGEPELLVADEPTTALDVTTQAEIIAILTRLQAERGTGMLFVTHDLELASAICDRVYVMYAGRIVETRGTDELFDHPRHPYTAGLLACTPRIESGARAPRPIPGRPVSLAEAPPGCAFAARCAHAQPRCVEETPVLARHGDGLAACHRADEGIAL; translated from the coding sequence ATGACCGAGCAGCACACGCCTGTACTGAAGATCGACGGGCTCGGTGTACGTCTGCCGGGCGCGCAGGCGGCGCGGCCGATCCTCGACGGTGTCACCTTGCGCGTCGGAGCCGGCGAGACCGTCGGTCTGGTCGGCGAGTCCGGGTCCGGCAAGTCGGTCGCGTGCCGCAGCGTGCTGGGCCTGCTGCCCGCGCGGGCGCGTACGGCCGGCGAGGTGCGGGTGGCGGGGCGCGACGTCCTGACCATGGACCGCGCGGCCCTGACCCGGCTGCGCGCCCGACAGGTCGCCATGGTCTACCAGGATCCGCGCGCCTCCATGAACCCGCTGCGCCGCGTCGGCGACTTCCTCACCGAAGGACTGCGCGGCGCCGGCACCCCGGCCGCCACGGCGGCGGCACGCGCCGAGGAACTCCTCGACGCCGTCGGCATCCGCGATCCGCGCGGCGCGCTGCGCCGCTACCCGCACCAGTTCTCCGGCGGCATGCTCCAGCGCGTGGTCATCGCGGCGGCGCTCGCGGGCGAGCCCGAACTGCTGGTGGCCGACGAACCGACCACGGCCCTGGACGTCACGACACAGGCCGAGATCATCGCGATCCTCACCCGTCTCCAGGCCGAACGCGGCACCGGAATGCTCTTCGTCACCCACGACCTGGAGCTGGCGTCGGCGATCTGCGACCGGGTGTACGTCATGTACGCGGGCCGGATCGTCGAGACCCGGGGCACCGACGAACTGTTCGACCACCCGCGCCACCCGTACACGGCGGGGCTGCTGGCCTGCACCCCCCGTATCGAGTCCGGGGCCCGCGCCCCACGGCCCATCCCGGGCCGGCCCGTCTCCCTCGCCGAGGCGCCGCCGGGGTGCGCCTTCGCCGCGCGCTGCGCCCACGCACAGCCCCGCTGCGTGGAGGAGACACCCGTACTGGCCCGCCACGGCGACGGCCTGGCCGCGTGCCACCGCGCCGACGAAGGGATCGCACTGTGA
- a CDS encoding ABC transporter permease has translation MTTAVSPASGALRRRPGLRALRVLGQGPLFTLSVAVLAVLVLVAALAPVLSPYDPEALDLSASLVGTGGDHLLGTDQSGRDILSRLIHGARTGLLGPLLVVGVSTLLGTLLGTVAAWRGGWADALLSRSMDLAFAIPGLLLAILLVAVLGSGMTAPVIAMAVAYTPYVGRLVRSIARQEKARPYIESYRVQGWAGGTICLRHLLPNIAPTVLAQSAMNFGYALMDLAALSFLGFGVQPPTADWGAMINEGQSALQQGAMLPALAPSVCVVLAVVAFGIVGEGLADRIAKRER, from the coding sequence ATGACCACCGCCGTCTCCCCCGCGTCCGGGGCGCTGCGCCGCCGCCCCGGCCTGCGCGCGCTGCGCGTCCTCGGCCAGGGCCCGCTGTTCACGCTGTCCGTGGCGGTCCTTGCCGTGCTCGTCCTGGTCGCCGCGCTCGCCCCGGTCCTCTCGCCGTACGACCCCGAGGCGCTCGACCTGTCGGCGAGCCTGGTGGGCACCGGCGGTGACCATCTCCTCGGCACCGACCAGTCGGGCCGGGACATCCTGTCGCGGCTCATCCACGGCGCGCGCACGGGGCTGCTCGGCCCGCTCCTCGTGGTCGGTGTCTCGACCCTCCTCGGCACCCTGCTCGGAACGGTCGCCGCCTGGCGCGGCGGCTGGGCCGACGCACTGCTGTCCCGGTCGATGGACCTGGCCTTCGCGATCCCCGGGCTGTTGCTCGCGATCCTCTTGGTGGCGGTCCTCGGCTCGGGCATGACCGCGCCCGTGATCGCCATGGCCGTCGCGTACACGCCGTACGTCGGCCGGCTGGTACGGAGCATCGCCCGTCAGGAGAAGGCCCGCCCGTACATCGAGTCGTACCGGGTGCAGGGCTGGGCGGGCGGGACGATCTGTCTGCGCCATCTGCTGCCCAACATCGCCCCGACGGTGCTCGCGCAGTCGGCGATGAACTTCGGGTACGCCCTGATGGATCTCGCCGCGCTGTCCTTCCTCGGGTTCGGTGTCCAGCCGCCCACGGCCGACTGGGGAGCCATGATCAACGAGGGTCAGTCGGCGCTCCAGCAGGGGGCGATGCTGCCCGCGCTCGCGCCGTCCGTGTGCGTCGTCCTCGCCGTGGTGGCGTTCGGCATCGTCGGCGAGGGCCTCGCCGACCGGATCGCGAAGCGGGAGCGGTGA
- a CDS encoding ABC transporter permease, giving the protein MTRYLAGRLLGLATVLLVTSVVVFGTVHLAPGDPVSFLLHGRPATPETVAALRAQYHLDDPLPVQYAKWLGGVLRGDFGRSTQFHQDVGALIGSRLPGTAVLVGYAALLVAVLGVTGGVLAALRPGAVDRAVLLGTGVATATPSFVSAIALVSLFSVQLGWFPGPGGTPETFTDRVYHLTLPAFALATTFAGLLARVTRSAMLDELGREHVEVARARGVAAAAVVRRHVLLGALGPIVTVGGTMLAGLLISTSIVETAFNVSGIGSLLVQSVTAKDFAVVQAITLLSVAAFVVVNLVVDLLVPLVDPRLSLHAEASR; this is encoded by the coding sequence ATGACGCGCTATCTGGCGGGCCGGCTCCTCGGCCTGGCGACGGTGCTGCTCGTCACGTCGGTCGTGGTGTTCGGCACGGTGCATCTCGCGCCCGGCGACCCGGTGTCGTTCCTGCTCCACGGCCGCCCGGCGACGCCGGAGACGGTCGCGGCGCTGCGCGCCCAGTACCACCTGGACGACCCGCTGCCCGTCCAGTACGCGAAGTGGCTGGGAGGCGTGCTGCGGGGCGACTTCGGCCGCTCCACGCAGTTCCACCAGGACGTCGGCGCCCTGATCGGCTCGCGCCTGCCGGGCACGGCCGTCCTCGTCGGGTACGCGGCGCTGCTGGTCGCCGTCCTCGGTGTGACCGGCGGTGTCCTCGCCGCCCTGCGCCCGGGCGCGGTGGACCGTGCGGTGCTGCTCGGCACCGGCGTGGCCACGGCCACCCCCTCGTTCGTCAGCGCCATCGCGCTCGTCTCGCTCTTCTCCGTCCAGCTGGGCTGGTTTCCGGGGCCGGGCGGCACGCCCGAGACCTTCACCGACCGGGTGTACCACCTGACGCTGCCGGCCTTCGCCCTGGCGACCACCTTCGCCGGTCTCCTCGCCCGGGTGACCCGGTCGGCGATGCTCGACGAACTCGGGCGCGAGCACGTGGAGGTGGCGCGCGCCCGAGGCGTCGCGGCCGCCGCCGTCGTCCGACGACACGTGCTGCTGGGCGCCCTGGGGCCGATCGTCACCGTCGGCGGCACCATGCTCGCGGGTCTGCTGATCAGCACGTCGATCGTCGAGACCGCCTTCAACGTGTCGGGCATCGGCTCGCTGCTCGTGCAGTCGGTGACGGCCAAGGACTTCGCCGTCGTGCAGGCGATCACGCTGCTGAGCGTGGCGGCGTTCGTCGTCGTCAATCTCGTCGTCGACCTGCTCGTTCCGCTCGTCGACCCCCGGCTCTCGCTCCACGCGGAGGCTTCCCGATGA